In a single window of the Gossypium hirsutum isolate 1008001.06 chromosome D02, Gossypium_hirsutum_v2.1, whole genome shotgun sequence genome:
- the LOC107909011 gene encoding putative GEM-like protein 8, which produces MKNQILKQVTGVPIKAATYGVERRTSRQYLPDAAGQYHISSQGATKSKGNFVLERMNLIGKKAGTFAHGVREHVRLGPKISETVKGKLSLGARILQVGGLENVFKQLFSFREGEKLLKACQCYLSTTAGPIAGLLFISSEKVAFCSERSIKIPCPNGEYVRVHYKVVVPVEKIKGVNQSENMKKPCQKYMEIVTVDGFDIWFMGFLNYQKAFKCLQQAISQGLDDVDTF; this is translated from the exons atgaagaatcAGATTCTTAAACAAGTTACTGGAGTACCAATCAAAGCAGCAACATATGGAGTTGAAAGAAGAACATCAAGGCAATACTTACCTGATGCTGCAGGCCAATACCACATTTCATCACAAGGGGCTACAAAGA GCAAAGGGAACTTTGTACTCGAAAGGATGAACTTGATAGGGAAGAAAGCTGGTACCTTCGCCCACGGTGTCCGAGAGCATG TGAGATTGGGGCCAAAGATTAGTGAAACAGTGAAGGGAAAGCTGAGTTTAGGGGCAAGGATTCTTCAAGTAGGAGGGTTGGAGAATGTTTTCAAGCAGTTGTTTAGTTTCAGAGAAGGAGAGAAGCTGTTAAAGGCTTGCCAATGTTATTTATCAACAACAGCAGGCCCTATTGCAGGCCTACTTTTCATCTCATCTGAAAAGGTTGCCTTTTGCAGTGAGAGATCAATCAAAATCCCTTGTCCAAATGGGGAATATGTGAGAGTCCATTACAAGGTTGTGGTTCCAGTTGAGAAAATAAAGGGGGTGAACCAgagtgagaacatgaagaaaccATGTCAAAAGTACATGGAAATTGTGACAGTGGATGGTTTCGATATCTGGTTCATGGGGTTCTTGAATTATCAGAAAGCTTTCAAATGTCTGCAGCAGGCAATCTCACAGGGACTGGATGATGTAGACACTTTCTAG